GAACTGGAAGGCCTCACGCATCCCGTCGATACAGGCTTTCTCGTCTTCAACGATCGCACTTATCCCAACCTGATCGCGCTGTTCGACGAACTCGATGTCGCGTCATACGAAAGCGACATGACATTCTCCGTCTCGCTCGATCACGGACGACTCGAATGGGCAGGCACCAACCTGAACACCGTTTTCGCCCAGCGGCACAATCTGCTTTCGCCGAGCTTTCTCGGCATGTTGCGCGATATCGTGCGTTTCAATTCAACGGCTGAAATGCATCTCGAAGCGGCATCCGCCAACGGATACTCCGTTGGTGACCTGTTGACGGCGGGCCGCTACGGCGCTGCCTTCCGGCAAAACTACCTCTTACCGATGGCGGCCGCTATCTGGTCGTGCGCGAGCTCCGACGTGCTGCGCTTCCCCGCCGCGACCTTTCTTCGCTTCTGCCTCAACCATGCGCTGCTGCAGGTGAATCGCCGCCCGCGTTGGAAAACCGTCGCAGGCGGTGCTCGCGAGTATGTCCGCCGGATCGTCGCCACACTGGACGACGTGCGCACGAACGAACGGGTCGTCGCGGTGCGCCGCGAGCGAGGCGGCGTCCAGGTAGCGAGCGAATCCAGCTGCGAGTGCTTCGACGCAGCGATTCTCGCCACGCACGCGCCCGACAGTCTGCGCATGCTCGCAGACCCCGATCCCAATGAACGCCATGTGCTCGGCGCGATCCGCTATCAGCCCAATGTCGCGTGGCTGCATACCGATCTGGCCTTGCTTCCGCGCCGCGAGCGGATATGGTCCGCTTGGAACTACCTGTCGACGCATGGCATAGACGACATGCGCCCGGTCTGTGTGAGCTATCTGATCAACCGCCTGCAACCGTTGCCCTTCAAAATGCCTGTGATCGTGACACTCAATCCGTCGCGACCGCCGTCGCCCGAAACGGTACTGAAACGCTTCGACTACGATCATCCACTGCTCGATAGCGCGGCCGTGGCCGCGCAAAGCCGCCTTCCTTCGATTCAGCGCGCAAGACGCACATGGTTCGCGGGCGCGTGGACAGGATATGGCTTTCATGAAGACGGACTGAAATCGGCGCTACGCATTGCTCGCGACTTCGGCGTCGAACCGTCATGGTCCGTACGATGAACGGCCATTCTTCCGATCGCGCTGGATGGCTGATGTCCGGGCGCGTGATGCACGAGCGGCTGCGCCCCGTGCATCATCGCTTCGTCTATCCCGTGTTCTGCATCCGTTGCGATCTGGCGAGGCTTCATGAATTGGATGGCTGGTGGCTGGGCATCGACCGGCTGCGGCCATTGAGCCTGAGAACACGCGACTACGGCGCTTGCGACGGAACCGATCTGCTCGCGTGGATACGCGGGCAGATCGCAAACGCGGGCATCGACCTAGACGGCGGCGCCATCTGGCTGCAGACCTGCCCGCGCGTATTCGGCTATGCGTTCAATCCCGTCAGCTTCTGGTTCTGTCATGACCGCGACGGCAATCTGCGCGCATTGCTCGCTGAAGTGCGCAACACGTTCGGACAACGTCACTCGTATCTGCTCAAAGCGGTCGACAACGGCCCCATCGACGCGCACACCCATCTCCACTGCATAAAGAAGCTACATGTATCGCCGTTTTGCGGCGTCGAAGGACACTACGCATTCCGTATCCTCGAGAGCGAGCACCGATCGTCGATCTCCATCGACTATCACGACGCGCAAGGGCTCCTGATCCGCACCGCGATTTCGCTCGCGAAGCGCCCCCTCACGCGCGGGCACGCGCTGCGCGCACTCATGCGGCAACCGCTTCTCGCGGTCGGCGTCATCGTACGGATTCACTGGCAGGCGCTGCGCCTGTGGCTCAAGAAAGTGCCGTTCCACGGGAGCCAGCCCGCCTCGCCTCACTCACGGCCAACAACGATCAACGAGGAATCGTGACCATGACGTTTTCACGCGCCTTCTATGCCGCCGGCGGTACACCTCTGTTCGCCCGCCTGTTCCTCGCGCTGCTGGACCGTTTGCGCGTTGGCCATCTGGTTCTGACGACGCCCGGCGGCCAGCAACGCGTGTACGGCGATCCCCACGCCCATCCCGGCGCGCAACTCATCCT
The Paraburkholderia terrae genome window above contains:
- a CDS encoding NAD(P)/FAD-dependent oxidoreductase; this encodes MDLQTETHPVPPGSRVAVIGSGIAGLASAYLLARRHRVTLYEAAAYAGGHTNTVDVELEGLTHPVDTGFLVFNDRTYPNLIALFDELDVASYESDMTFSVSLDHGRLEWAGTNLNTVFAQRHNLLSPSFLGMLRDIVRFNSTAEMHLEAASANGYSVGDLLTAGRYGAAFRQNYLLPMAAAIWSCASSDVLRFPAATFLRFCLNHALLQVNRRPRWKTVAGGAREYVRRIVATLDDVRTNERVVAVRRERGGVQVASESSCECFDAAILATHAPDSLRMLADPDPNERHVLGAIRYQPNVAWLHTDLALLPRRERIWSAWNYLSTHGIDDMRPVCVSYLINRLQPLPFKMPVIVTLNPSRPPSPETVLKRFDYDHPLLDSAAVAAQSRLPSIQRARRTWFAGAWTGYGFHEDGLKSALRIARDFGVEPSWSVR
- a CDS encoding DUF1365 domain-containing protein, whose translation is MNGHSSDRAGWLMSGRVMHERLRPVHHRFVYPVFCIRCDLARLHELDGWWLGIDRLRPLSLRTRDYGACDGTDLLAWIRGQIANAGIDLDGGAIWLQTCPRVFGYAFNPVSFWFCHDRDGNLRALLAEVRNTFGQRHSYLLKAVDNGPIDAHTHLHCIKKLHVSPFCGVEGHYAFRILESEHRSSISIDYHDAQGLLIRTAISLAKRPLTRGHALRALMRQPLLAVGVIVRIHWQALRLWLKKVPFHGSQPASPHSRPTTINEES